TAGAGAAAGGGCTTATTTCTACAAACTCCTTGTAGATTTTATTCAGTTAAAATAGTTTTACCAGCTTCTAACCTCCTAAAATCGTGAATCCCTTCTGCACCTTTTGGAAACCAATACACCACATTGCAGCACCATCCTATAAAAAACAATGTAGTGCACTATAATAAGCGGCATGCAAATCACAAGAACTACTGAACTACTCTTACTTAggcaagaagaagaatgtgatCAACAAAGAGAAAGACATAATTACCAGGAAACCATAATGTATAAGATACTGTTCTGGTTTTAAAACCATGGATGCTCCACCCATGAAATTGAAACTGACTTGAGGAAATATATCACCTAGGCTGAATGAGAAAAAATCCAAATGACATCTTAGAAATCATAGTAgtgcaaaatatcctttttatgAACAAAGAGAAATAGGCATAAAAATACACTTTATTAAAATATTGAGTCAGAATTGAAATAACCTGGTTGGGACGAGATAACACtgatttcctttggaaataatggGTTTGGAAAACTGTGACACAGTGGTTGTTATCTACACATTCATTGACATATTTAACATCAGGGGCAATAAAATCACGGGACTTGGCTACAATCAAGAGTTGtatttcaaaagttcaaaagaGGTAAAACAGAACTTACAGCATTGAGAAAGGGATCATAAGCTTCTTGAACAAGGTATGCCAATGTAGTACCAGAATCAACTATAGTTCCTCGGTTGGTAGCTGTTGCAAATACATTTTGATCGATTGGGAGAAGTTGTCCGTTGACAGCAATGCTTTGAAGATTTAAGTTGTAATGAGGCCTGAAATTCGATCAACACCGGGCAGTATGTCTGATATAGCACAGATCAATATACTGATATAAACTGCAAGTTATTTCACAAAGGAAATAATGGCATGATAAGCATTTTAAGAACTCTATTTTCTGATGAGAGCCATATTACCTTTCAGAAAATTGCAATTGAGATTAAAAGATGACAGTTTAATTACATGCCAAACATTTTCATGTCTTACCAAACAAAATGGTGATTCATTAGTTAACTTTCAAGTTTTAAGCTTACAACTAACAGTGCTTATTTTATGTTTCATGTCATCTAAACTATTATACATTTATACACAGTGCTTATTTTATGTTTCATGTCATCTAAACTATTATACATTCATACCTACCAAACAAGCAATTAATTTTTGAAACTGATTCAAATACCTagtttcataatattttttttgcaGAAATGAATAGAACTTATACTTTCCCTTCATGTCAATGTGATGCAATATTTGGGGACATTTTGTTCACCAACTGAGTTGGGAGAAGAAAACAAAGAAGGAAATGAAGAGAGAACATACTGTAATGGGACAAGTGGAGTATAAACAATATTTGGCTCCAAAATTTCACCAAGAACCAGAATACCTCCTCCATTGCCCTCTCCTTTTAAGCAATGAGAGAACACTTTGGGTGTCATGCCTTTTGATGACAATTGTGATATAACAGATAAAGCACCGGGGCCAAACCCAAAAATTCCATCAACCGCTTTTTCTGTCCGAGCTAAATCCCCAGACTGATAGGTGCTACAACTGTTTCCGAAACAACCATCCCGATAAGATCAATTAAAACCATTTACCAGTTCCAATATTTCAAAATTTAACCAATTAACAAGATTTGCTATATAATATTCAGTTTGATCCACAATAACTATCAGTTTGATCCACAATATTTTTTTACCAATGAAATTCAAAATGTAATATTCACCAAAATGATTTTTTCTTTATATCTTCCCAACCCTACATTGAGTACACCCTCCCTACCATACCATTAATAACATGAGGATTGAGGACTCACCCAAAAAGGAcggtagaagaagagttagaaaaCACAGACTGTCCCATGATCACGTCAAAATACATAGCGTCATAAACATAATAACCGGACGTCCCACTTCCATCCCCATACTGAAAGGTATAGCTGCACTGATTAACCTGAGATGAGCACTGACTTGAGGCAGTTTGAACCGCATAAGAACACACCGGATCCGAGCAGGAAACCAATGCAGCAGTCGACGAGCTAGCCGTGTCAAAGAAATTGAGCTCAATCTACATAATAGACAACAACCACATTAAGCATTAAACACTAATAACAAAACTCTCCCCATTCCATTTTAACCGCCAATTGAGGTTCATATACCCTaccaaaaaaatcaacaaattttgttatttttcataaaatcattagcctttttctattatacccttgtTAGTTTATATTCTCATTGCATCAATTTCTCTCTCCGCCCTAAAATAGTAAGAGTACAATtaacataaaaaacaataaaCGCCACTTTAAACTTTCAAATAACACATAGATAAATAGTTACCTCGGCAACACTGAAAAAAGGTGTCTCCATGTCAGTTTTCGAAACTGACACTGACACttgtaattattttaatttattcatttttttcaaattattatctaCGTCAACGTGTCAGTCTCACTATCACTATCGGTGACATGTTTTTAGTGTCCGTGCTTCAGAGATAGTAAGACAATATCaagaaaattaataaacaaaggcACAAAATCCTCACCCCTAAGCCACTAGATTGGGGGCAATTATTGCAAGTATTGCAATTAAGCCACAAGATATCACTTCCAGTATCAATCTGAACGTAAAATTCTTTGGCAGGAGAACCCATCTTCACTTTCGTGAAATACAGCCTGCACAACCATTCCAAGATTATCACAACATAACAAAAAAACACTCAaactcaaaaataataataatcaatgttAACAAAATGGAAGAAAGATTGAACACGAATGCATGAAGATTGAAAAAGAATTACCCAACTAAGTAAGGATCGGAGGTTCCTTGGACTGAGAAGTCGAGAATGCCAGAATCTTGCAAGATTCGCCCGTGACGAGCTCTGTCGCGAGCTCTGAGAGTCGCCAGTTCGACATGGTGGTTGAGAGGGATAGTCCGTTCAAGAGGAAGAAAACTCAACGGAGAACTGCCGTACACAACCGTAACCGTCACCGCCAATGCGGCCAAGGCCGCCAGTGTGGAAACACAGCCCCGCATTTTTGTATTtcgtgttttttatttttcaatggcaACGGTCACGCAGTGTAGAAATTAGAAAGGAAGAACTAGAATGAAGAGTTAAAGAGACGCTGGGTCAAGTCAATTGCGAATGGAATTTTCGGTATtcttgttttttctttctttctgtgttttatttaatttttcagaGTGGGACATGTCTTGACTCATGACTGATGAACCCCTCTTCCACGTTAGAGACACCTTTCTTTAGATAAACTAGTGGGAtaccgtgcattcgcacgggtattTGTATGGTACGCGCATTTGTtcctaaaatataataaaaataaaatataagaaaaattaaattgttcaacaaaaaattttattatttttaaaagagataataaaatGGTGTCtataattattttcatatttttgtttataaatattaattttgttttgtattatttaaaaaaatatttgaaccaATAGTAAAGttgtttcattattttttttaaaatcttgcTCACTAACTTTATATTCCcgttaaaactattttaattttgtgttttaaaaaattataagttactattttattaaaatatgttttatatagtaagtatgaaatttgttttgaTCACTAACTCAAATTCAAAGTTTATATGAAGTCTAAAACCATAAGCAAGCATTATACCATTCGCAAAAGAGATTAAAAATGAAAACCAAGAAAGAGATTGAATATTATTAGCATTGGCAAGAGATAAACATAAAGAGAAAAATGATCCAGCTCCAAAGAGTTTTATTAAAGGAAACTTATAGTTGGTTGGTGTTCATTTATGTCACTAACTTATCAAGGACACCATTCATCTAAATATATAAGCCATGTGACTAACCGTCCACAGTACCATACGTTTGCGTACCTAATactgtttttcttttcaaattttacaATATATACTCTTGGGTGATCAGTCACACATTGTATTAAGTTGTTAACTTGCTATAATTCAAAAGCTTGCTACCAAGTTCTCTTATTTTTAATTTACCACTTCGTGAAACAAACTACTATTTCCCAAGAACTTTGGCATATGCCCTCTTTAGGCATTTGGCTTGCTCGATGAAAAATGTTAAAGAATTTTGAACATTGTATTTAtcattttgttaaatggatgatgtGGCCGCAATTACCGTCACAATTCGCAAAGCCATGAAAAACATTGGCATGGAAGTTGAGGTCTATTTTTAAAAATCTAGAGCAAATCTAGTTTGATATTGCCCTTgctcaatttaaaataaaaaattcaagccAACACAATGTATCCAAGAGTAAAAATGGTAACATACCATTTCTAGTTTGTTGCTGATAGAGTTAGTATAATGTATTTGTAAAAATAAGAAAGAATTGTCAGGCAAATAAACAGAGGAGAGAGAGGGTTATAAATGTATGAATGATGTTTGGAatgattgaaaaaaattatagcCACTGGAGTACCCCTAAAGAAAAATGTTAAAATAGTAGTATTGTAGAAGCCAATTTGCCATCACTTAAATAATACTGCACCTGAATGACAAGTAAAGAGAattctagacaaaaacaaaattagtgtttcattttatatttatatagtaAAATTTACTTAGAAACTTGCTCAGAGTTGCAAAACTCCACAGTAAAATTTGGGACAATTCGAGCACAATTAGTACCATTTCCCTTGAACAGTCCACATAATCATTcagttctatatatatatatatatatatatatatatatatatatatatatatatatatatatatatatatatatatatatatatatatatatatatatataggccttGTATTGTTCCATTGTATTTTATGTTAAGAGGATTCTGGACCTGCATATGGCAAGACCAAGAGACACACAATTGGTAGAAATTAAGATGCATCCAAACAAGCATGCTGATATACAGTCTAATCTTTGTCCTGACATATAAAAGCAAGAAGAAATGATACCTATGTAAATCTAAACTACCAAACAAATTAAcctgtagcaaaattttcattcgCTTGAGTGGAGAAATAGCCGTTCGTGATCTGCAAGTTACAAAATTTATTGGTTTTATGAATTCATCACAACAGTAAAAATTTAAGACCAAACAGACACCAAAAGACCAATTACTAACATAGTGACTCCAACCAACTTTCTAATGCAGTTGTTTTAGCTACCCTTTCAACAAAGCTACGATACACTAATAATCATTTTCCTACATTAGAACCAACTACCTGTATAATCTGGCTACCACAGCGAGTAGAGCCGCTAGAATCGACAAGCAAGCTACCACCTATATATATTGTATATGACTTGATGACCACTTGTGAAATCAGGTGATGTTTCCATTTCCAAAGTATACACCATCCGAACATAATTCCGGACATAAAATCACCATCCGAACCGGAATTAGAAGCCAATAACCAAAAGACCACATCAGACCCAACTTCCTGCAATGCTACCCCAACCTGTTTTCTACATTAGACAACAACTGAAACATATctacaaacaaataaataaaggtACAATGCAAAACTACAAGTCTTATTCTATTCCACACTGCTCACAATCTACGAATACTGAAGGCTCAAATTTAACTATCCCTTCTACACCGCCCGACTCCAAAATTATTGAGACCCGGGCTGATGCAAATCACAATCGTTTTTCCCATACCACCTAGTTCTTTCACAAATGGACCTGAAACAAAAATGACTTTCTTAGTATGCTAACAATCAAGGTTAAATGAGTTTGCATAGATGTTGCAAAGACAATTTCACCTAGAGGGTCAAAGTTGTACCTTAAGGTGAACATCCTTTgattcaaaaaacaaaaatgaagggAAAAGGATTGAGCTCTATTGTACCATATTCAACTCTACtcatctctttcttttttttttctcatttacATGAACTGCTTTCTCTTGAAAATTTATAATAGAAAGTAAACTTAGCTCAATGTTTAATCATACTCTTCCATgctggaaaaataaaataagaaattatttttatatatagtgGAATACTTTTGTTTTTCAAAGTGAGTCCACCATAAAACAAATTTCATGAAGTAATATGTTTCAGATGTCAATAAATTATACAGTCACAGGCAGAAGAACATAACCTATTAATGAATGATAATTTGTAAAATGATACAAATCATGCAAAAGATTATGTCTCACTTTGGCAATTTAACTTTAGAAGAGGTCATTTCAATTGAATATGTATTCCTAGACAATAAATCCAACATCATCCTTTCTAGTAGTGTCAAAACTATGATGTCTTCAAGACTAAACATAACTAACCTCAATGATTTCAGATGTTGTCAGTCTTGACCATATTTTCTCCTTATCAATCCTTGCTGCAGCTGCTTCAGAACCAGATTTAGCCACAAAATAACCTCTTCTGAACCCCACTCATCTTTTGCTCTAAAAGCTACAGCTTGAGGACCAAAATGTACAAGAAATTCTCTATCTAGGAATTAAACCAACCCACATTGTTTCTATTTAATTTGTCTCTGTATAAAAAAGtgaaattcaaaaatattatgaTGAAGTAAAATTCTAGAAATGAGAAAATCCAGCCCCACAGAAAGTTAAACATGGATTAGAATTGGATCATCAAGAGTATGAAAACCATTTGCTAAAGTGAGTCAAGGGTAATCAAGGGTAACCATTTAGTGAAAACTGAAGGATGCTGATACTCTATAGTATTTATCGTCATAAGAATACCTGACCAACAATATTGAACCTGGAAAAAAAAAGGAGTAATCATTCAACACAAACCAGAAAAGTTTCTGTAGGAAAACAAATCTAGCAGTGTACATTAGAAAACTGCATACCAGTTCCTTGACAAAATGGTTGAACCTGAAAACAATGGAAAGAATCCAATAAATATTCAacctaaatattatatatattacaaACAATGTAAGTTCAAAACAAAAGCATAACACTGATTATAGGTACAATATCAATCTCAGCTAAAGCATTATTGTAAAAACATCTAATGCTTCAATTTAAAACCAGTACATACTTTTAGatataaaatcaatataaacatAATACCTAGAAAATCATATATTATCACTCAAAATCATCAAACCAATTTTCTATTCTAAAAACCCTAACCACAAATTATCTCATTTTCATTATCAACACCaacaaaatcaaaaccctaactttccCGTTCTTGAACCCAATGTCTTACATTCAAAAAAATTCCGTTATTGAACCCATTATCTTACATTTATCAATATTCATACCTTTATTCACATTTTTCAATAGAAGATTGAAACCCATAAAGTTATCTCCATCAAGATTCCTAGAAACCTTCATATCTTTAGTTCACGAAGAACCTAGCTAGAAAGCAACAGATGACACTTGAATaacctaaaaaaacaaaaacgtgATTCGTTAAAATCAAACACGTAGAGTCCAATCTAAAGAAAAAGCAAGAATGAAAAATAAAGTTGCAATTTCGTAAAATAGAAATGATTTTAGAATGGTAGAAACCAAAAATGCTTAAGGTGTTTGAGAATcaaaagtagaagaagaagaagaaagttgaAGGTTGAGTTGAAGAATGAGGAATGAGAGAGGTGGTTCTGATGAGAGATAATAGAGATTGTGTGGTCTGTATTTGCTGGGTTTCCACAGCAGAAAATTGAGGTCTTGGGGGTAGCGAAACACTGTACACGCCAAAAAGTGTTTGGAGTTTCAAAAAACTGTCCTTTTCAATTAACATATTGTTCAACATGAACTACTAAAATGAAAGTAACTATAATTGAGTTCAAACTAATAGTACATATTGGTTGCAAAAAGTAAATTTTAGACACAAAATGCCCCTAAATTGATGAGGTGGAGGGCAAACACAAAAGGTTAAATTGGTGTTTTCCAGAGcatctaattttcttatattatagatgtttGGATAACAAATTAAATACATTTTCCCTCCTCATATCTAGATATATAAAGCAATTTATGtataactattaaaaaatatttctaatCAAATAAGAATGCAAAATTTATTAATAGAAAAATCAAATAAGAATGCAAAATTTATTAATAGAAAGCTTTGTAATTTACTATCCGATTAAGATTTTCTATGGTTTAACCAATTAGAGTATTGTTTCTAAACTATCAATCAAGTAAATGAATTGTTGACTCTTTGAGCTaaactttttcttatataaatGAGTATTTATTTTCGTCACTTTAAAATGACAACTTTTTTCTGATACACTACTCTTATATCCCATTCATTTTCCATCTTTAATTTGTTTTGTTCACTATAAATTGCCTTAGACCATGTGCAATGGTGGGTTTATTTGAAGTCAACATGGGAAAATCATGTGCAATGGTGTGTGTAAAGTAGTGTTGAGTGTGTGTTGAAGGAGAGAGatgttgagaaaactcaacaccatgTAAACTGACGCAGGGGCTGACCTGGCAGTGGCTGATTGGCCCAAAGCAGGCGCGTGGCTCTCACACGCTGGCAGTGAGAGTGGGCTTTATCCCAcgcggagagagaaagagaaaagggaTAATTAATGCCACTTGGCTGTTTGTGATTGGCTGgccagatttttatccatttaatactttggactcaattatttcgttgcaaattatttttttattttttttatttttttaccaaaattcatgatttttttttctctataaatagagacttggttcatttgatttggacacagaaaaaaaaaccaaatttttcactatcttaatcttattattatctttctattagtgtttattttgaagttaagtgtcttttttttagtgaaatggatcccaataatcattttaacactcaaaattctgctaattttccatttaaccaaaatcccaacaattttcaaaatccCAACTATTATCAAAATCCAAATCAATTTTCCAACCAACATCCTCAAAACATACCTAATTTTGGTTTTCCACCAAATTTCAACCAGTCATCCTCTGTTCCAAACTTTCAACCATATTATGGATCTATGCCGAGAAATCCATCTCAAACACCCCCGTTTAATGGTTATGTGACAATGGCGAATGCAAATTTTCCAAGTGGTGGTGTACCTGAATTTCCCGAGTTTTCAACACAACTAACTATTGGTGGCATGATGGTTTCTAATGAAGTCGGTCCAAATTCAGAGGATTCAACTCCTAAGAGCAGGAAAACTCAGCAACCAGCATGGAACACTGAACAAAATTTGGTGCTAATTAGTGGGTGGATTAAATTTGGAACAAGCAGTGTTGTCGGGAGAAACCAGAAAGGTGAAACATATTGGGGTAAAATTGCTGAGTATTGTAATGAGTATTGCTCATTCGATCCTCCGCGTGATGGACCTGCATGCCGAAACCGTTTTAATTATATGAACAAAGTGTTGGGTAAATGGATTGGCGCTTATGATGGCGCTAAGCATATGCAAGGAAGTGGTTGGTCGGAGAATGATGTTTTGGCAAAAGCGCAGGAATTATATGCATGTGGGAAGAATGTTAGATTCACTTTAATGGAAGAATGGCACGCTCTCCGTGATCAACCACGTTATGGTAGTCAAGTAGGAGGAAATATTGGCCCAGGAAGTAGTGGATCTAAGAGATCTCGCGAGAGTGATGCATGTGGCTCAAACACTGTAGAATCCAGTGCTCGTCCTATAGGAAGGGAGGCAGCTAAAAAAAAGGgtaaaaagaaaagcaaagaatATGCCTCGGAGGTGGTGGACAAAGAATGGGCTGAATACAAAGAATTCAAGACGAAAGAGCTTGAACGATTGGACAACATAGCCTTGATGCAACAGCAGGCTAACAATATAGCCTTGGAAAAGACTAAAACCAAGAAAATGAAGATGTATCTAAAGCTAACTTCCAAAGAGCATCTAGATGACCGGAAGAACCAGCTGTTGAAAAAGTTGGAGGCAGAACtgtttgataattaatttcaatgaagtatttgtcagtgtagtgtttgctttaattattgttgtttcaatatgccagtgtagtgtttgctttaattattgttgtttcaatatgcCAGTGTAGggtttgctttaattattgttgtttcaatatgccagtgtagtgtttgctttaattattgttgtttcaatatgccagtgtattgtttgctttaattattgttgtttcaatatgtcagtgtagtgtttgctttaattattgtcgaatctattccttatctgataattaactctatacaataaattatttcgaattcgtcagtggtccaccacccaattcgaatctattccttatctgataattaactctatacaataaattatttcgaatttgtcagtggtccaccacccaattcgaatctattccttatctgataattaactctatacaataaattatttcgaattcgtcagtggtccaccacccaattcgaatctattccttatctgataattaactctatacaataaattatttcgaatccgtcagtggtccaccacccaCATCCATTTATATATAGGGACTCATACATCCATTTATGTACCAATATCCCAAATCCCATCCAATCTACCTCCAATATCACAAAAAAATGGATCCATCACAATATCATTTTGATATCGCAGCCTACAATCAAAATCGTGAAATTGAAGAAAATTATATAGTCAATCGATTTAGAGAGCGTAGAAACAAAATATCGGAAGATAATGCACCTCGTAGTAGAAAATATCTCAATAGAGATCATGCAGCGGCAAACCAAAGACTAATTGACGACTACTTTGCCAATGAGCCTACATATGACGATGCAATGTTTCGTCGTCGGTACCGgatgaaaaaaaatgttttccttCGAATCGTTGGGGACCTTTCAAGTAGTGATAACTACTTCACCCAGCGAGTTGATGCAGCCAATAAAGAAGGTATATCACCCTTAGCAAAATGTACCACAGCAATGCGAATGTTAGCATATGGTGTGGTAGCATATGCGGTCGATGAGTACATCAAAATAGGAGGTACTACAACATTGGAGTGCTTACGTAGATTCTGTAAAGGAATCATACGCTTGTACGAGCAAGTGTATCTGAGAGCACCAACCCAAGATGACCTGCAAAGAATACTACATGTTAGTGAAATGCGGGGGTTCCCAAGGATGATTGGGAGTATTGACTGCATGCACTGGGAGTGGAAAAATTGTCCTAAAGCATGGGAAGGACAATTTACTAGAGGGGATAAGGGAACCACCACAGTTATTCTTGAAGCAGTTGCA
The Vicia villosa cultivar HV-30 ecotype Madison, WI linkage group LG6, Vvil1.0, whole genome shotgun sequence genome window above contains:
- the LOC131613127 gene encoding aspartic proteinase 36-like translates to MRGCVSTLAALAALAVTVTVVYGSSPLSFLPLERTIPLNHHVELATLRARDRARHGRILQDSGILDFSVQGTSDPYLVGLYFTKVKMGSPAKEFYVQIDTGSDILWLNCNTCNNCPQSSGLGIELNFFDTASSSTAALVSCSDPVCSYAVQTASSQCSSQVNQCSYTFQYGDGSGTSGYYVYDAMYFDVIMGQSVFSNSSSTVLFGCSTYQSGDLARTEKAVDGIFGFGPGALSVISQLSSKGMTPKVFSHCLKGEGNGGGILVLGEILEPNIVYTPLVPLQPHYNLNLQSIAVNGQLLPIDQNVFATATNRGTIVDSGTTLAYLVQEAYDPFLNAITTTVSQFSKPIISKGNQCYLVPTSLGDIFPQVSFNFMGGASMVLKPEQYLIHYGFLDGAAMWCIGFQKVQKGFTILGDLVLKDKIFVYDLANQRIGWTDYDCSLSVNVSVATSKSKDAYINAGQMSVSSSHDGFLSKLLLISIAAFLLHITLFIEPQFL
- the LOC131613129 gene encoding uncharacterized protein LOC131613129, whose protein sequence is MDPNNHFNTQNSANFPFNQNPNNFQNPNYYQNPNQFSNQHPQNIPNFGFPPNFNQSSSVPNFQPYYGSMPRNPSQTPPFNGYVTMANANFPSGGVPEFPEFSTQLTIGGMMVSNEVGPNSEDSTPKSRKTQQPAWNTEQNLVLISGWIKFGTSSVVGRNQKGETYWGKIAEYCNEYCSFDPPRDGPACRNRFNYMNKVLGKWIGAYDGAKHMQGSGWSENDVLAKAQELYACGKNVRFTLMEEWHALRDQPRYGSQVGGNIGPGSSGSKRSRESDACGSNTVESSARPIGREAAKKKGKKKSKDKTKKMKMYLKLTSKEHLDDRKNQLLKKLEAYNQNREIEENYIVNRFRERRNKISEDNAPRSRKYLNRDHAAANQRLIDDYFANEPTYDDAMFRRRYRMKKNVFLRIVGDLSSSDNYFTQRVDAANKEGISPLAKCTTAMRMLAYGVVAYAVDEYIKIGGTTTLELYLRAPTQDDLQRILHVSEMRGFPRMIGSIDCMHWEWKNCPKAWEGQFTRGDKGTTTVILEAVGKAPSVNFFVNQRPYNMAYYLADGIYPSYPTFVKSIRLPQSEPDKLFAKFQEGCRKDIERAFGVLQARFKIIREPARLWDIADLGIITRSCIILHNMIVEDERDSYSQRWTDFEQSGESGSSAPQPYSTEVLPAFANHVRARSEFRDPNVHQELQADLVKHIWTKFGMFRD